The Acidiferrobacterales bacterium genome contains a region encoding:
- a CDS encoding formylmethanofuran dehydrogenase subunit C has protein sequence MKPLEFTPITEVTRPIDLTQLRPDKLIGMRIREIERIKINKGRDAVLVGDLFAVSGNNPNHIVFDAACSTFERIGSGMQHGSIDIVGNAGALTGFHMSGGAITITGDAGDFCANSMRGGLIRVGGSCGDYLASGLPGSKFSMNEGCVIVKGNAGERLGDRMRRGLIIVQGSAGGGACSSMIAGTVMLFGSVGDELGVHMKRGSILCAESLDLPSDRFVGQPFAGDGYLTIFQKYLTEIGEPMDLYEKLGEPHVRFVGDLSHGGMGEIIRCGA, from the coding sequence GTGAAGCCACTTGAGTTTACACCGATAACTGAAGTGACAAGGCCCATAGACCTGACCCAGCTCAGGCCGGATAAGCTCATTGGAATGAGAATCCGCGAGATTGAACGGATCAAGATCAATAAAGGACGTGATGCGGTATTGGTCGGTGACCTGTTCGCAGTGTCTGGCAACAATCCAAATCATATCGTGTTCGATGCCGCCTGCTCGACTTTCGAACGAATTGGAAGTGGGATGCAACATGGATCCATTGATATTGTCGGGAATGCTGGAGCTCTGACAGGTTTTCACATGTCAGGCGGCGCCATCACGATCACAGGCGATGCGGGGGATTTTTGCGCAAACTCGATGCGGGGCGGACTGATACGGGTCGGAGGAAGTTGCGGAGACTACCTGGCGTCCGGGTTGCCAGGCAGCAAATTCTCAATGAATGAAGGTTGTGTGATTGTCAAAGGAAACGCCGGCGAGCGGTTGGGTGATCGCATGCGACGGGGACTGATCATTGTTCAGGGGAGTGCGGGTGGCGGTGCATGCTCCTCAATGATTGCCGGAACTGTCATGTTGTTCGGGAGTGTGGGCGATGAACTGGGCGTTCATATGAAGCGAGGATCAATCCTATGCGCTGAAAGTCTGGATTTGCCCAGCGACAGATTTGTCGGACAGCCCTTCGCAGGTGACGGATACCTGACTATTTTCCAAAAATATCTGACTGAGATTGGAGAGCCAATGGATCTGTACGAAAAACTTGGCGAACCTCATGTTCGGTTTGTCGGTGACCTCAGCCATGGCGGAATGGGTGAGATCATTCGATGCGGGGCCTGA
- the fhcD gene encoding formylmethanofuran--tetrahydromethanopterin N-formyltransferase: protein MELNGVTIKDTFAEAFSIKAARLIVTARNEKWVMHAANAATGFATSVVACKLEAGIERSLTACETPDGRPGVSLLFFAVSGGELENQLRDRIGQCILTTPTSAVFSGIDEGETIAIGKAIRYFGDGYQISKKLGNRRYWRIPVMDGEFVCEDTTHRVEAVAGGNFLIVAANIDCAMSAAQSAVAAIAQLPDVITPFPGGVVRSGSKVGSKYTFMTASTNDAYCPTLRGLVESELPAGAQAVLEIVIDGLTYEAVADAMRQGITAACKSNRHQGVIEITCSNFGGKLGKHHFYLSELLS from the coding sequence TCTGATTGTTACCGCGCGGAATGAAAAATGGGTCATGCATGCTGCCAACGCAGCAACCGGCTTCGCGACTTCAGTCGTAGCATGCAAGCTTGAAGCAGGAATCGAAAGAAGTCTGACCGCTTGTGAGACGCCAGACGGGCGGCCGGGTGTTTCGCTGTTGTTCTTTGCCGTCTCCGGCGGCGAACTCGAAAATCAGCTTCGGGACAGGATTGGGCAGTGCATCCTTACGACTCCGACGAGTGCTGTATTCTCCGGTATTGACGAGGGCGAAACCATCGCAATCGGAAAGGCGATCCGTTACTTCGGTGATGGGTATCAGATTTCCAAGAAGCTCGGTAACCGCCGTTACTGGCGGATACCGGTGATGGACGGAGAGTTTGTCTGCGAGGATACGACTCACCGGGTTGAAGCGGTGGCAGGCGGCAATTTTCTGATTGTTGCCGCGAACATTGATTGCGCGATGTCTGCCGCACAAAGTGCAGTTGCGGCGATTGCTCAACTTCCTGACGTGATCACACCTTTCCCAGGCGGCGTTGTCCGGTCTGGTTCCAAAGTGGGTTCCAAGTACACGTTCATGACTGCGTCAACAAATGACGCCTACTGCCCAACTCTGCGAGGACTTGTCGAGTCCGAACTGCCGGCTGGGGCACAGGCAGTTTTGGAAATCGTGATTGACGGTCTGACGTATGAAGCGGTTGCCGATGCCATGCGACAGGGAATCACCGCAGCCTGCAAGAGCAATCGCCACCAAGGTGTCATTGAAATCACGTGTTCGAATTTCGGCGGCAAATTAGGCAAACACCATTTTTATCTGAGCGAATTGCTGTCGTGA